A region of Streptomyces sp. NBC_01750 DNA encodes the following proteins:
- a CDS encoding SIR2 family NAD-dependent protein deacylase: protein MTLVAILSGAGISTESGIPDYRGPGGLWRRDPEAEKLVTYEYYMADPEIRRRSWVMRRESTTWRAEPNPAHRAVAELDRQSGFAVRVITQNVDGLHQLAGMPARKVLELHGTARTVVCTRCQVRSSMKEALARVEAGEEDPPCLACGGILKSATVMFGQRLDPEVLAEAMGIAKACEVFIAVGTSLQVQPAASLAGIAAEHGARLAIVNAEPTPYDELADELVREPIGTSLPALLNRLA from the coding sequence ATGACTCTCGTCGCGATCCTCAGCGGCGCCGGCATCTCCACGGAGTCCGGCATCCCCGACTACCGCGGGCCGGGCGGCCTGTGGCGGCGCGATCCGGAGGCCGAGAAGCTCGTCACGTACGAGTACTACATGGCCGATCCGGAGATCCGCCGCCGCTCCTGGGTGATGCGGCGCGAAAGCACGACCTGGCGCGCCGAGCCGAACCCCGCACACCGTGCTGTCGCCGAGCTGGACCGGCAGTCCGGGTTCGCCGTCCGGGTGATCACCCAGAACGTCGACGGACTGCACCAGCTGGCGGGCATGCCCGCCCGCAAGGTGCTCGAACTGCACGGCACGGCGCGGACGGTGGTCTGCACGCGCTGCCAGGTCCGCTCCTCGATGAAGGAGGCGCTGGCACGGGTCGAGGCGGGCGAGGAGGACCCGCCGTGCCTGGCGTGCGGTGGGATCCTGAAGTCCGCGACGGTGATGTTCGGGCAGCGGCTCGACCCGGAGGTGCTGGCCGAGGCGATGGGGATCGCGAAGGCGTGCGAGGTCTTCATCGCGGTCGGTACGAGCCTGCAGGTCCAGCCGGCCGCCTCGCTGGCGGGCATCGCGGCGGAGCACGGGGCGCGGCTCGCCATCGTGAACGCGGAGCCGACGCCGTACGACGAACTGGCGGACGAGCTCGTGCGCGAGCCGATCGGCACGAGCCTGCCGGCGCTGCTGAATCGGCTTGCGTAG
- a CDS encoding NUDIX hydrolase — protein sequence MTTPDYGTYIASLPRILAGAAALIRDGQGRVLIVEPNYRAGWALPGGTIESDRGETPRRAARRETLEEIGLDVEPGALLAVDWVPGEARPPIAAYVYDGGVLTEAQFTAIRLQEEELISWRLVPRDEIREYLLGSLGHRVLAALDALETGSGTVELENGQPPA from the coding sequence GTGACTACTCCTGACTACGGCACGTACATCGCCTCCTTGCCCCGCATCCTCGCCGGCGCCGCCGCTCTCATCCGTGACGGCCAGGGGCGTGTGCTGATCGTCGAGCCCAACTACCGTGCCGGCTGGGCGCTGCCGGGCGGAACCATCGAGTCGGACCGGGGCGAGACCCCGCGACGGGCGGCGCGGCGGGAGACGCTCGAGGAGATCGGGCTCGATGTGGAGCCGGGCGCACTGCTGGCGGTCGACTGGGTGCCCGGCGAGGCGAGGCCGCCCATCGCCGCGTATGTGTACGACGGCGGGGTGCTGACCGAGGCGCAGTTCACGGCGATCCGGCTGCAGGAGGAGGAGCTGATTTCCTGGCGGCTGGTGCCCCGTGACGAGATCCGCGAGTACCTTCTGGGGTCGCTGGGCCACCGGGTGCTGGCCGCTCTCGACGCTCTGGAGACGGGCAGCGGGACGGTGGAGCTGGAGAACGGGCAGCCGCCCGCCTGA
- a CDS encoding ADP-ribosylglycohydrolase family protein: MGLQRADLADRILGGWLGRVAGNMLGKPVERGDHWTRDRIDRYLRRTDALPLTDYLPEPPPDADAGEFELRPEWRQCVRGRIHGSCRDDDVDYTILGLHLLQSHGFGFTTEQVGEAWLLHLPFLQTFTAERAAYRNLANGLKPPLTATHDNPYQDWIGALIRADIFGWTSPGDPRRAASLARRDAVLSHTGNGVYGAMWAAALIAAAFTANTPREAIEAALEHIPASCRLARAVRHTAALHTTGTSWSDTLTELAAETGGLGWIHTVPNAAVITAGLLYGAGDFTATIGLTVRGGLDTDSNGATAGSVAGVLCGASAIPPQWTDPLEDRVRSAVFGFDGVRISELAERTVRLAADSAGPERSSPTAPTSW; this comes from the coding sequence ATGGGCCTTCAGCGCGCCGACCTCGCCGACCGGATCCTCGGCGGCTGGCTGGGCAGAGTCGCCGGCAACATGCTCGGCAAACCCGTCGAGCGCGGCGACCACTGGACCCGCGACCGCATCGACCGCTATCTGCGCCGCACCGACGCCCTTCCGCTCACCGACTACCTCCCCGAGCCGCCGCCCGACGCGGACGCCGGCGAGTTCGAGCTACGTCCCGAGTGGCGCCAGTGCGTACGGGGCCGGATCCACGGCAGTTGCAGGGACGACGACGTGGACTACACGATCCTCGGCCTGCATCTCCTTCAGTCCCACGGCTTCGGCTTCACGACCGAGCAGGTGGGCGAGGCATGGCTGCTGCATCTCCCGTTCCTGCAGACGTTCACCGCCGAGCGGGCCGCCTACCGCAATCTCGCGAACGGCCTCAAACCCCCGCTCACCGCCACTCACGACAATCCCTACCAGGACTGGATCGGCGCCCTCATCCGCGCCGACATCTTCGGCTGGACCTCCCCCGGCGATCCGCGCCGCGCCGCCTCGCTCGCCCGCCGCGACGCGGTCCTCTCCCACACCGGCAACGGCGTGTACGGCGCGATGTGGGCGGCCGCCCTGATCGCCGCCGCGTTCACCGCGAACACCCCGCGCGAGGCGATCGAAGCGGCGCTGGAACACATCCCCGCGAGCTGCCGCCTCGCCCGCGCGGTACGCCATACCGCAGCCCTGCACACCACCGGGACGTCCTGGTCCGACACGCTCACCGAGCTGGCCGCGGAGACGGGCGGCCTCGGCTGGATCCACACCGTTCCGAACGCCGCAGTCATCACGGCCGGACTGCTGTACGGCGCAGGGGACTTCACCGCGACCATCGGCCTCACGGTCCGCGGAGGTCTGGACACCGACTCCAACGGGGCGACGGCCGGCTCGGTGGCGGGTGTGCTGTGCGGAGCGTCCGCCATCCCGCCGCAGTGGACGGACCCGCTGGAGGACCGGGTGCGCAGCGCGGTTTTCGGGTTCGACGGGGTACGGATCAGCGAACTGGCGGAGCGCACGGTGCGGTTGGCGGCGGACTCCGCCGGGCCGGAGCGTTCGTCGCCGACCGCACCGACATCCTGGTGA
- a CDS encoding glycerate kinase, giving the protein MQPARVLVAADKFKGSLTAAQVAERVTAGLQRVVPGLAVETLPVADGGDGTVAAAVAAGFERREVRVTGPLGESLTAAYALRDGTAVVEMAEASGLQRLPDGVFAPLTSTTYGSGELLRAALDAGARTIVFGVGGSATTDGGAGMLAALGGRFLDADGASVGPGGGGLRDLASADLSGLDPRFKDVELVLASDVDNPLTGPKGASAVYGPQKGATPGDVATLDAALAHYASVLGPEQAELPGAGAAGGIGYGALVALGASFRPGIEVMLDVLGFAPALERATLVITGEGSLDEQTLHGKAPAGVAAAAAARGIEVVAVCGRLALPPEALGSAGIRRAYALTALEPDPARCMAEAGPLLERVAENIARDFLS; this is encoded by the coding sequence ATTCAGCCCGCGCGTGTGCTCGTCGCGGCTGACAAGTTCAAGGGCTCTCTCACGGCCGCACAGGTCGCTGAGCGGGTGACGGCGGGCCTCCAGCGGGTGGTGCCCGGTCTGGCGGTCGAGACCCTGCCCGTCGCGGACGGCGGTGACGGCACGGTCGCCGCCGCGGTGGCAGCGGGGTTCGAGCGCCGAGAGGTCCGGGTGACCGGGCCGCTCGGTGAGTCCCTGACAGCGGCGTATGCCCTGCGGGATGGCACCGCGGTGGTGGAGATGGCGGAGGCCTCGGGCCTCCAGCGCCTCCCGGATGGCGTGTTCGCGCCACTCACCTCGACGACATACGGCTCCGGCGAACTGCTGCGCGCGGCGCTCGACGCGGGAGCGCGGACGATCGTCTTCGGCGTCGGCGGCAGCGCGACCACGGACGGCGGCGCGGGCATGCTCGCGGCGCTCGGCGGGCGCTTCCTGGACGCGGACGGCGCGTCGGTGGGACCCGGCGGCGGCGGTCTGCGCGACCTTGCGTCCGCCGACCTGTCCGGCCTGGACCCCCGCTTCAAGGACGTGGAGCTGGTCCTGGCGAGCGACGTCGACAACCCCCTGACCGGCCCGAAGGGGGCGTCGGCGGTGTACGGCCCGCAGAAGGGCGCGACGCCTGGGGACGTCGCCACGCTGGACGCGGCGCTGGCGCACTACGCGTCCGTCCTCGGCCCGGAGCAGGCCGAACTGCCCGGCGCGGGTGCGGCGGGCGGTATCGGCTACGGCGCGCTGGTCGCCCTCGGCGCGAGCTTCCGGCCGGGCATCGAGGTCATGCTCGACGTGCTCGGCTTCGCGCCGGCGCTCGAGCGGGCGACCCTGGTCATCACGGGCGAGGGCTCCCTCGACGAGCAGACGCTCCACGGCAAGGCCCCGGCGGGCGTCGCGGCGGCGGCCGCCGCGCGGGGTATCGAGGTCGTGGCGGTCTGCGGCCGCCTGGCCCTGCCACCGGAGGCGCTGGGCAGCGCGGGCATTCGCCGTGCTTACGCCCTCACGGCACTGGAACCGGACCCGGCCCGCTGCATGGCGGAGGCGGGGCCGCTGCTGGAGCGGGTGGCGGAGAACATTGCGCGGGACTTCCTGAGCTGA
- a CDS encoding PucR family transcriptional regulator — protein MGGRRARTEREWSVLVSASQVLLERVPRLTDLLIEQLQAHSPQFDLAVPPDEHWQQISEAMRYGIEALAATRSAPRRDLQYAARLGRRRAEQGLPLDLLLYAYRHAGYLVWDELLEIVSAKDPEALPVLVHLASAMWAGVDRQSSTVAEAYRSTEQGMQRRSDERVQALLDALLEGRSTPGLAASAAAGLDLPEQGRYAVVVVRVERAAGREPFRRVAASEGFRFFWRMRTDYEIAVVALEAGVGLTELAEVLHRHCPGPGGISPVVPGLADLGLARRLAETALRTCGPDAQRIVRLDERLPAALVVSQPELAARLIADVFGPLLDLDPADRALLLETLDAWLECGGSAGRAATRLYCHRNTVFNRLRRLEQLTSRSLGRPRDLIEMTLALDAFRLTGG, from the coding sequence ATGGGTGGTCGCAGAGCGCGCACCGAGCGTGAGTGGTCCGTCCTGGTGAGCGCCTCCCAGGTGCTTCTGGAGCGCGTGCCGCGTCTGACGGACCTGCTCATCGAGCAACTTCAGGCCCATTCACCGCAGTTCGATCTCGCTGTGCCGCCGGACGAGCACTGGCAGCAGATCAGCGAGGCGATGCGGTACGGCATCGAGGCGCTGGCCGCGACCCGGTCTGCGCCGCGGCGGGACCTCCAGTACGCGGCTCGGCTCGGCCGGCGGCGGGCGGAGCAGGGGCTTCCGCTGGATCTGCTGCTGTATGCGTACCGGCACGCGGGCTATCTCGTCTGGGACGAGCTGCTGGAGATAGTCTCCGCGAAGGATCCGGAGGCACTGCCGGTGCTGGTGCATCTGGCGTCCGCCATGTGGGCGGGAGTGGACCGGCAGTCGTCGACGGTCGCGGAGGCGTACCGCAGTACGGAACAGGGGATGCAGCGGCGCAGCGACGAGCGCGTGCAGGCGCTGCTGGACGCGCTGTTGGAGGGCAGGTCCACGCCGGGGCTGGCGGCCAGTGCCGCGGCGGGCCTGGACCTGCCGGAGCAGGGGCGGTACGCGGTGGTTGTGGTTCGGGTGGAGCGCGCGGCGGGGCGTGAGCCCTTCCGCCGGGTCGCGGCGTCGGAGGGGTTCCGGTTCTTCTGGCGGATGCGCACGGATTACGAGATCGCGGTCGTCGCGCTGGAGGCGGGGGTGGGGCTGACGGAGCTCGCGGAGGTGCTGCACCGGCACTGCCCGGGTCCGGGCGGGATCAGCCCGGTGGTGCCGGGCCTCGCGGACCTGGGCCTGGCGCGGCGTCTGGCGGAGACGGCCCTGCGTACCTGCGGCCCCGACGCGCAGCGGATCGTGCGCCTCGACGAACGCCTCCCGGCGGCGCTGGTGGTGAGCCAGCCGGAACTGGCGGCGCGCCTGATCGCGGACGTGTTCGGCCCGCTGCTGGACCTGGATCCGGCGGACCGTGCGCTGCTGCTGGAGACGCTGGACGCATGGCTGGAGTGCGGGGGCTCGGCGGGCCGGGCGGCCACGCGGCTGTACTGCCACCGGAACACGGTCTTCAACCGCCTGCGGCGCCTGGAACAGCTGACGTCCAGGTCGCTGGGCCGCCCGCGGGACCTGATCGAAATGACCTTGGCGCTGGACGCGTTCCGCCTGACCGGGGGGTGA
- a CDS encoding ABC transporter ATP-binding protein — MAAASLEVRALSVGYGPVRALRDVTVDVPEGAIVAVLGGNGAGKSTLLRAVSRTLGFQRGHVTSGSIRFDGRPLEGLSAARVVAAGVVQVPEGRQVFSRMTVADNLRAGALGSAGGRRSSAEALARVHELFPVLADRAHQRAGLLSGGEQQMLAMGRALMARPRLLLLDEPSLGLAPLMAARIAETVQEINATGTSVLLVEQNAAIALRLASSAYVLDVGEVVLSGPADELAASDEVRRRYLGVVDEDAAADASRAQAAAQTLRRWPA, encoded by the coding sequence ATGGCAGCCGCCTCACTCGAAGTGCGTGCGCTGTCCGTCGGCTACGGGCCGGTGCGGGCACTGCGCGACGTCACGGTCGATGTACCCGAGGGCGCGATCGTCGCCGTCCTCGGCGGCAACGGTGCCGGCAAATCGACCCTGCTGCGCGCCGTCTCCCGCACCCTCGGTTTTCAGCGCGGACACGTCACGTCCGGCAGTATCCGCTTCGACGGCCGCCCGCTCGAAGGACTGAGCGCGGCTCGGGTCGTCGCCGCGGGCGTCGTCCAGGTCCCTGAGGGACGGCAGGTCTTCTCGCGCATGACGGTCGCCGACAATCTCCGGGCGGGCGCCCTGGGCTCGGCCGGCGGGCGCCGGTCGAGCGCAGAGGCCCTCGCCCGGGTGCATGAGCTCTTCCCCGTCCTAGCCGACCGCGCCCACCAGCGGGCCGGACTGCTGTCGGGCGGTGAGCAGCAAATGCTGGCGATGGGACGGGCGTTGATGGCCCGGCCACGGCTGCTGCTGCTCGACGAGCCGTCGCTCGGCCTCGCTCCGCTGATGGCGGCCCGGATCGCCGAGACGGTGCAGGAGATCAACGCCACCGGCACATCGGTCCTGCTGGTCGAGCAGAACGCGGCGATCGCGCTGCGGCTGGCCTCGTCGGCGTACGTACTCGACGTGGGCGAGGTCGTCCTCTCCGGACCTGCGGACGAGCTCGCCGCCTCGGACGAGGTGCGCCGGCGGTATCTGGGTGTGGTGGACGAGGACGCGGCCGCGGATGCTTCCCGCGCCCAGGCGGCGGCGCAGACGCTGAGGAGGTGGCCGGCATGA
- a CDS encoding ABC transporter ATP-binding protein — MTDTASGGAVPALEVTDLTVRFAGLTALDSVSFTVQPGSVHALIGPNGAGKSTSFNVLSGVYRATSGSVRFGESELTGLPPDRIAALGIARTFQNLALPPHATVADSLLLGRHRLTRAGFLAAGLRLPSAAREAREHLERVREIAEFTGLGGDLDRLAGALPYGKQKLVELGRALCMEPRLLLLDEPVAGMTADERRQIASVIAGVRDSLGISIVLVEHDMGMVMRLADAVTVLDFGRRIADGTPAQVQSDPAVVQAYLGTEAQA; from the coding sequence ATGACCGACACCGCATCCGGCGGCGCCGTGCCCGCCCTCGAGGTCACCGACCTCACCGTCCGCTTCGCCGGGCTCACCGCCCTCGACTCCGTCTCCTTCACCGTCCAGCCCGGCAGTGTCCACGCCCTCATCGGCCCCAACGGCGCCGGCAAGTCCACCTCGTTCAACGTCCTGTCCGGCGTCTACCGGGCCACGTCCGGCAGCGTTCGCTTCGGCGAGAGCGAGCTCACCGGGCTCCCTCCCGACCGCATCGCCGCCCTCGGCATCGCCCGTACCTTCCAGAACCTCGCGCTCCCGCCGCACGCCACGGTCGCCGACAGCCTGCTGCTCGGCCGGCACCGGCTCACCCGCGCCGGGTTCCTCGCCGCCGGGCTGCGGCTGCCGTCCGCCGCCCGCGAGGCGCGCGAACACCTCGAGCGGGTACGGGAGATCGCGGAGTTCACCGGACTCGGCGGCGATCTGGACCGGCTCGCGGGAGCACTCCCGTACGGAAAGCAGAAGCTCGTCGAACTCGGCCGCGCCCTGTGCATGGAGCCGCGGCTGCTGCTCCTCGACGAGCCCGTCGCCGGAATGACCGCGGACGAGCGGCGGCAGATCGCCTCCGTCATCGCGGGCGTACGCGACAGCCTCGGCATATCCATCGTGCTCGTCGAACACGACATGGGGATGGTGATGCGGCTCGCGGACGCCGTGACCGTACTCGACTTCGGGCGTCGGATCGCCGACGGCACCCCCGCACAGGTACAGAGCGACCCGGCCGTCGTACAGGCCTATCTAGGAACGGAGGCCCAGGCATGA
- a CDS encoding branched-chain amino acid ABC transporter permease gives MTTFTELLLGGLSIGAVYALIALGFVVIFKATEVVNFAHASLLLAGGYVTAVLHDDIGFWGALAVGIAGAALVGAAVEFLVMRRYRGSDHSVLAIVTIGVDILLTTELTRRIGTDVLALGDPWGDRVVTIGDITIAQTRIAAFVSAALLITAFLLAFRYTSWGVSMRAAAENPETAALMGVRLGRVSLAAWAVAGALAAVAALFLTVFPTPGLERATSLAALKAFPAAILGGLDSTTGALAGGLIVGVTESFATGYQGELSFLGRGIGDLAPYLVMVFVLLLRPAGLFGTKEPARV, from the coding sequence ATGACGACCTTCACCGAACTACTCCTCGGCGGACTCTCCATCGGCGCCGTCTACGCGCTGATCGCGCTCGGCTTCGTCGTTATCTTCAAGGCCACCGAAGTCGTCAACTTCGCCCACGCGTCCCTGCTTCTCGCAGGCGGCTATGTCACCGCCGTACTCCACGACGACATCGGTTTCTGGGGCGCGCTCGCCGTCGGCATCGCGGGCGCGGCCCTCGTCGGCGCGGCCGTGGAATTCCTCGTCATGCGCCGCTACCGGGGCTCCGACCACAGTGTCCTGGCCATTGTGACCATCGGCGTCGACATCCTCCTGACCACCGAACTCACCCGGCGTATCGGCACGGACGTCCTTGCGCTCGGTGACCCGTGGGGCGACCGCGTCGTCACCATCGGGGACATCACCATCGCGCAGACCCGTATCGCCGCCTTCGTTTCGGCGGCCCTGCTGATCACCGCGTTCCTGCTCGCCTTCCGGTACACCTCGTGGGGCGTGTCGATGCGCGCGGCGGCCGAGAATCCCGAGACCGCCGCGCTGATGGGAGTACGCCTGGGCCGGGTATCGCTCGCCGCCTGGGCGGTCGCGGGCGCGCTTGCCGCGGTCGCCGCGCTCTTCCTCACCGTGTTCCCGACCCCGGGGCTCGAACGCGCCACCTCGCTCGCCGCACTCAAGGCCTTCCCGGCGGCGATCCTCGGCGGGCTCGACTCCACCACCGGCGCGCTCGCGGGCGGTCTGATCGTCGGTGTCACCGAGTCCTTCGCCACCGGCTACCAGGGCGAACTGTCCTTCCTGGGCCGGGGGATCGGCGATCTCGCGCCGTATCTGGTGATGGTGTTCGTCCTGCTGCTCAGGCCCGCCGGGCTCTTCGGCACCAAGGAGCCCGCCCGTGTCTGA
- a CDS encoding branched-chain amino acid ABC transporter permease, with protein MKSPRTYVKSPKAYVWIAGTVLLLALPFYLDRFWLQAGLFAMAAAIGAIGINLLTGATGQLSMGHAFFLAVGAYSYCVLAGDSGVENGHRLIGLGLPTWLAAVLAVLVAGAAGGLFSPIAGRLRGAYLGIATLALIFIGQHVLFNAHDLTGGFNGRAVPPLSLFGIDFDDSETVIAAVPFQSAEKLWYVALLALIGCGLFARGVLRGRPGRAMNAIRDHRIAAGVMGVPVARYRAAVFVLSSMYAGLAGVLIALVFQRTVPEYFGVILSLEFLAMIVIGGLGTVAGAVVGAAFVSLLPQLLTHYSDALPLVSAPGTGGVSPGEASRYLYGAAIVAVVLFLPGGLTRLITSRKTPQE; from the coding sequence GTGAAGAGTCCCAGGACGTACGTGAAGAGTCCCAAGGCATACGTCTGGATCGCCGGCACCGTCCTGCTCCTCGCCCTGCCCTTCTACCTCGACCGCTTCTGGCTGCAGGCCGGACTCTTCGCGATGGCCGCCGCGATCGGCGCGATCGGCATCAACCTCCTGACCGGCGCCACCGGGCAGTTGTCCATGGGGCACGCCTTCTTCCTGGCGGTGGGCGCGTACAGCTACTGCGTCCTGGCGGGCGACAGCGGCGTGGAGAACGGCCATCGCCTCATCGGACTCGGACTTCCGACCTGGCTCGCCGCCGTACTCGCGGTGCTCGTCGCGGGCGCGGCGGGCGGCCTGTTCAGCCCCATCGCGGGACGGCTGCGCGGCGCGTATCTCGGCATCGCCACGCTCGCGCTGATCTTCATCGGCCAGCACGTCCTCTTCAACGCCCATGATCTGACAGGAGGGTTCAACGGCCGGGCCGTTCCGCCACTCTCGCTCTTCGGCATCGACTTCGACGACAGCGAGACCGTCATCGCAGCCGTCCCGTTCCAGTCCGCCGAGAAGCTCTGGTACGTGGCACTCCTCGCCCTCATCGGCTGCGGCCTGTTCGCCCGCGGAGTGCTACGAGGCCGCCCCGGCCGCGCCATGAACGCCATCCGCGACCACCGCATCGCCGCGGGTGTCATGGGCGTCCCGGTCGCCCGCTACCGGGCCGCCGTCTTCGTCCTGTCCTCGATGTACGCGGGACTCGCCGGCGTACTGATCGCCCTGGTCTTCCAGCGGACCGTCCCCGAGTACTTCGGTGTGATCCTGTCGCTCGAATTCCTCGCGATGATCGTGATCGGGGGCCTCGGAACGGTCGCCGGCGCCGTCGTCGGCGCGGCCTTCGTATCCCTGCTGCCCCAGCTCCTCACCCACTACAGCGACGCCCTCCCGCTGGTCTCCGCCCCTGGTACGGGCGGTGTCTCACCCGGCGAGGCATCGCGCTATCTGTACGGGGCCGCGATCGTCGCGGTCGTCCTCTTCCTGCCCGGCGGACTCACCCGTCTCATCACCTCACGCAAGACCCCTCAGGAGTAG